One window of the bacterium genome contains the following:
- a CDS encoding FAD-binding protein, which yields MIRSRGGELRKGHGTNEVMMEARSTSFDHTVDVLVIGSGAGAMTAALRAHDQGANALLIEKTDRYGGSSAMSSCLLWIPNNHLMADAGVPDTREEAWSYLKGTTAGAVSDDRLNAYLDNGPEALKYLVDRTRAKFISLPEYCDYYPRVPGSKPGGRSVEPEHFDARQLGEDFVNMRNQNPQMQILGRLGMTAVEARMTMTGQPGGMMLFAKLILKYLTDFRWRLRSPRDRNPSGGNALIGMLRLSLMDRDIPLWLKTPARELIVEDGRVTGVVVEKDGQQTRIGATRGVILGAGGFEGNQAMREKYLPGPTRKEWTCGNPHNTGDAIEMGRKIGAGVDLMDDAWWGPTTVVPGEDLARFLVIEKSLPGSILVDKAGRRFTNEAAPYLDIVNAMYEKDSPESPCVPAYFVFDATYRKNYICGPLLQGSAHPDWMARKLFENGYLKKAKTLDDLAAQLGVNAEGLKESVARNNEYARTGEDPEFGRGETIYDRYYGDAKVEPNPCIGPIEKGPFYAIEAFPGELGTKGGLTVDARARVLTEAGDVIPGLYAIGNCSSSMMGRSYPGAGATIGPATTFGYIAATDATED from the coding sequence GTGATCCGCTCCCGGGGCGGCGAGCTCCGGAAGGGACATGGGACGAACGAGGTCATGATGGAAGCCAGATCGACGAGCTTTGATCACACTGTCGACGTCCTGGTCATCGGCTCAGGTGCCGGGGCCATGACGGCGGCTCTGCGGGCTCACGACCAGGGGGCCAACGCGCTCCTGATCGAGAAGACCGACCGCTACGGCGGCTCTTCCGCGATGTCGTCCTGCCTGCTGTGGATCCCGAACAACCACCTGATGGCGGACGCCGGTGTTCCGGATACCCGAGAGGAGGCCTGGAGCTACCTGAAGGGCACGACCGCCGGTGCTGTTTCCGACGATCGACTGAACGCCTACCTGGACAATGGCCCCGAAGCACTCAAGTACCTCGTCGATCGAACGCGCGCGAAGTTCATCTCCCTGCCCGAATACTGCGACTACTATCCCCGGGTTCCGGGTAGCAAGCCGGGCGGGCGCTCGGTCGAACCGGAGCACTTCGACGCCCGCCAGCTGGGCGAAGATTTCGTCAACATGCGCAACCAGAACCCGCAGATGCAGATCTTGGGACGTCTCGGGATGACGGCCGTCGAGGCGCGCATGACCATGACCGGACAGCCGGGCGGAATGATGCTCTTCGCGAAGCTCATCCTCAAGTACCTCACGGACTTCCGCTGGCGCCTGCGATCTCCGCGTGACCGGAATCCGTCGGGTGGCAACGCGCTGATCGGGATGCTTCGCCTCTCGCTGATGGATCGGGACATCCCGCTCTGGCTGAAGACGCCCGCACGCGAGCTGATCGTCGAAGATGGACGCGTGACAGGCGTCGTTGTGGAAAAGGACGGCCAGCAGACCCGCATCGGAGCGACCCGCGGCGTGATCCTCGGCGCGGGTGGCTTCGAGGGCAACCAGGCCATGCGCGAGAAGTACCTGCCGGGTCCCACCCGCAAGGAGTGGACCTGCGGCAACCCGCATAACACCGGGGACGCGATCGAGATGGGCAGGAAGATTGGCGCCGGAGTCGACCTGATGGACGACGCCTGGTGGGGGCCGACCACCGTCGTCCCTGGCGAGGATCTGGCGCGTTTTCTCGTGATCGAGAAGTCCCTGCCCGGAAGCATCCTGGTGGACAAGGCGGGCCGCCGGTTCACGAACGAAGCGGCCCCCTACCTCGACATCGTGAATGCCATGTACGAAAAGGACAGCCCCGAATCCCCCTGCGTACCGGCCTATTTCGTGTTCGACGCCACCTATCGGAAGAACTACATCTGTGGCCCGCTCTTGCAGGGCTCCGCACACCCGGACTGGATGGCACGCAAGCTCTTCGAAAATGGCTACCTCAAGAAGGCAAAGACGCTCGATGATCTCGCAGCGCAGCTCGGTGTGAACGCCGAGGGGCTCAAGGAGTCCGTGGCGAGGAACAACGAGTACGCCCGCACGGGGGAGGATCCCGAGTTCGGCCGCGGCGAAACGATCTACGACCGCTACTACGGCGATGCCAAGGTCGAGCCGAACCCGTGCATCGGTCCGATCGAGAAAGGCCCCTTCTACGCGATCGAAGCCTTCCCCGGCGAACTCGGCACGAAGGGTGGACTCACGGTCGACGCTCGGGCACGCGTGCTCACCGAGGCGGGGGACGTGATCCCGGGGCTCTACGCGATTGGCAACTGCTCGTCATCCATGATGGGCCGCAGCTATCCCGGAGCTGGTGCCACGATCGGGCCGGCGACCACCTTCGGATACATCGCCGCCACCGATGCGACGGAGGACTGA
- a CDS encoding TetR/AcrR family transcriptional regulator has product MSETASEGRRERKKRQLRLHIYETARQLFLKNGYDATTVAQIAETADVAPATFFNHFDNKSAVLAEMTSEVSEHLLTLVDQQLKRPVSASERIQGFAGAVATDVSEARGLAREVLLELMRGRTRPGEDAPYLSAVHEPFAVVIREGQAAGEVRTDLEATFLAEMALGALNVALGHWMNDPEFPLEEWICQAAAFVCEAIEPRTPRRNPKRGDSSR; this is encoded by the coding sequence GTGTCGGAAACCGCCAGTGAAGGACGCCGCGAGCGAAAGAAGCGCCAGTTGCGTCTCCATATCTACGAGACGGCGCGCCAGCTCTTCCTGAAGAACGGCTACGACGCGACGACCGTGGCGCAGATCGCCGAGACGGCGGATGTCGCGCCGGCCACCTTCTTCAACCACTTCGACAACAAGTCCGCCGTCCTCGCCGAGATGACGAGCGAGGTCTCCGAGCACCTCCTGACCCTCGTCGATCAGCAGCTCAAGCGCCCCGTCTCGGCCTCCGAGCGCATCCAGGGCTTCGCCGGGGCCGTGGCCACGGATGTTTCCGAAGCCCGTGGCCTCGCGCGGGAGGTCCTGCTCGAACTCATGCGGGGCCGCACGCGCCCCGGAGAGGATGCTCCCTATCTATCCGCGGTCCACGAGCCCTTCGCCGTGGTGATCCGCGAGGGGCAGGCCGCCGGCGAGGTGCGCACGGATCTCGAGGCGACCTTCCTGGCCGAGATGGCCCTTGGCGCGTTGAACGTGGCGCTCGGGCACTGGATGAACGACCCGGAGTTTCCGCTCGAAGAGTGGATTTGCCAGGCCGCCGCGTTCGTCTGTGAAGCGATCGAGCCACGCACTCCCCGACGGAACCCCAAGAGAGGGGATTCGTCGCGCTGA
- a CDS encoding electron transfer flavoprotein subunit beta/FixA family protein — MRIVVCVKEVLDPDAVNNYALAGRLEIGEDGKSLTQTTIPRLMNGFDEQALEAALRLRDAGAECRIGAVSAGPDSTTILKHAAALGVDEIASLPMEEPSPDYHVVAALLAAYVRSSGDADLVLCGRQASDDDQGVVPALICEALGMPLVTNARAIELAPASDEPTLRITRVTPDGDEVVEVSCPAVVTVSNELGEPRYPTAAKKMAARRMKPEIITAEGLSLSPEALQPRVAAQRQFVPTVSGDCEFLPGETPAALAEALIARLRQESVIS, encoded by the coding sequence ATGCGAATCGTCGTCTGCGTGAAGGAAGTACTCGACCCCGATGCGGTCAACAACTACGCCCTGGCCGGGCGCCTCGAGATCGGTGAGGACGGAAAGTCCCTGACCCAGACCACGATTCCGCGTCTGATGAACGGTTTCGACGAGCAAGCACTGGAGGCCGCGCTCCGACTGCGCGACGCCGGCGCCGAATGTCGCATCGGTGCGGTCTCGGCAGGCCCGGATTCCACGACCATCCTGAAGCACGCCGCAGCCCTTGGGGTCGACGAGATCGCCTCCCTCCCGATGGAAGAGCCCTCGCCCGACTACCATGTCGTCGCAGCGTTGCTGGCCGCCTATGTTCGCTCGAGCGGCGATGCGGACCTCGTCCTTTGCGGAAGACAGGCCTCCGACGATGATCAGGGCGTGGTACCCGCTCTGATCTGCGAAGCCCTCGGGATGCCGCTCGTGACCAACGCGCGTGCAATCGAGCTCGCACCGGCGTCCGACGAACCCACGCTTCGGATCACCCGGGTCACCCCGGACGGTGACGAAGTCGTCGAGGTGTCCTGCCCGGCCGTCGTCACCGTGAGCAACGAGCTCGGAGAGCCGCGCTACCCGACGGCGGCCAAGAAGATGGCGGCGCGGCGGATGAAGCCCGAGATCATCACAGCGGAAGGTCTCTCCCTCTCCCCGGAGGCGCTCCAACCCCGGGTCGCGGCCCAGCGCCAGTTCGTCCCGACCGTCTCTGGCGACTGCGAGTTCCTGCCGGGCGAGACACCAGCCGCGCTGGCCGAAGCCCTGATCGCGCGCCTGCGACAGGAGAGCGTGATCAGCTGA
- a CDS encoding electron transfer flavoprotein subunit alpha/FixB family protein, translated as METKPVVVCMWNLGQGGLPVGTEEALTLGRKVASATGARLHLLVLGPLPEECLETAGRFGADDVDQIEDAALEGFAPDAYVDALAGYCQQESPALILFSQAADTRLVAPRLAGRVGAGVLMNGVDISVGESGGLQATASAYGGDTQMVYELSGAASYVVALSANALLPEPAEGGPTQPGCRSIQVDLSGVNERIRVIEQARTEGPRLEDADIIVSGGRGLGGPENYKLIEQLAEALGGLAGASRPIVDEGWVDSSQQVGLTGKITRPALYLAAGISGASQHMAGCSAAKTIVAINKDPDAAIFRYASYGLVGDCLEILPELIRAARQ; from the coding sequence ATGGAAACGAAACCGGTTGTGGTGTGCATGTGGAACCTGGGCCAGGGAGGACTCCCTGTAGGTACAGAGGAAGCGCTCACCCTTGGCCGAAAGGTGGCAAGCGCCACAGGAGCAAGGCTCCACTTGCTGGTGCTCGGTCCGCTCCCCGAGGAATGCCTGGAGACGGCCGGACGCTTCGGCGCGGACGACGTCGACCAGATCGAAGACGCGGCGCTCGAAGGTTTCGCACCGGACGCCTATGTGGATGCCCTCGCTGGCTACTGCCAGCAGGAGTCGCCGGCGCTCATACTCTTCAGCCAGGCGGCAGACACCCGTCTCGTGGCCCCGCGACTGGCCGGACGCGTGGGCGCCGGCGTCTTGATGAACGGTGTCGACATCTCCGTCGGCGAAAGCGGAGGCCTCCAGGCCACCGCCTCGGCCTACGGTGGCGATACCCAGATGGTCTACGAGCTGTCCGGCGCAGCGTCGTATGTGGTGGCGCTCAGCGCCAATGCGCTGCTTCCCGAGCCTGCCGAGGGGGGGCCGACCCAGCCAGGGTGTCGATCGATCCAGGTCGACCTCAGCGGAGTCAACGAGCGCATCCGCGTGATCGAGCAGGCCCGAACCGAAGGCCCACGCCTCGAGGACGCCGACATCATCGTCTCCGGCGGGCGCGGCCTGGGCGGGCCCGAGAACTACAAGTTGATCGAGCAACTCGCCGAGGCGCTCGGCGGGCTGGCCGGCGCATCTCGGCCCATCGTGGACGAGGGCTGGGTGGACTCCTCCCAGCAGGTGGGCCTGACTGGCAAGATCACCCGGCCGGCTCTGTATCTCGCCGCCGGCATCTCGGGTGCGAGCCAGCACATGGCCGGATGCTCGGCCGCCAAGACGATCGTTGCGATCAACAAGGATCCGGACGCTGCGATCTTCCGCTACGCCAGCTACGGCCTCGTGGGCGATTGCTTGGAGATCCTCCCCGAGCTGATCCGGGCGGCAAGGCAATGA
- a CDS encoding TIGR03617 family F420-dependent LLM class oxidoreductase yields MAFRVQTVILGPDTDQYAGDGQGMTDIRGIAAAARRCEELGFDGLTAPEAGHDPFLPLVVAAEHTENIQLGTNVAIAFPRSPMVTAQLAWDLQNLSGGRFQLGLGTQVKGHVERRYASNWTEAPGPRLREYLLCVKAMFETFQTGAKPDFEGEHYRFSLMNPFFNPGPIEHPNVPIHLAAVNPYMARLAGELGDGLRLHPIATFRYTREVVLPAIEDGARKAGRKPSEIDLIGAPFLAIANDAAGVEAAKQALKQHIAFYASTPTYHAVLEFHGWEGVGQELHRLSRAGGWKEMPNQITDEMLEEWAIVGTRDELVPRIRERCSDIFSTVLLDLSAELRRDEAWLKETIAALHQA; encoded by the coding sequence GTGGCCTTCCGCGTCCAGACCGTGATTCTGGGGCCCGACACCGACCAGTACGCCGGTGATGGCCAGGGGATGACCGACATCCGGGGCATCGCGGCAGCGGCCCGCCGATGCGAAGAACTGGGCTTCGACGGCTTGACTGCGCCGGAGGCCGGCCATGACCCTTTTCTTCCGTTGGTCGTCGCGGCGGAGCACACCGAGAACATCCAACTCGGCACCAACGTCGCCATCGCCTTTCCGCGCAGCCCCATGGTGACGGCACAGCTCGCCTGGGACCTGCAGAACCTCTCCGGCGGGCGCTTCCAACTCGGGCTGGGCACCCAGGTGAAGGGCCACGTCGAGCGGCGCTACGCGTCGAACTGGACCGAGGCCCCCGGCCCTCGTCTACGCGAGTACCTGCTCTGCGTGAAGGCGATGTTCGAGACTTTCCAGACCGGCGCCAAACCCGATTTCGAGGGCGAGCATTACCGCTTCTCGCTGATGAACCCCTTCTTCAACCCGGGCCCGATCGAGCATCCAAACGTCCCGATCCACCTGGCCGCCGTCAATCCCTACATGGCTCGCCTCGCGGGTGAATTGGGCGACGGCCTGCGTCTTCACCCCATTGCCACCTTCCGCTACACGCGGGAGGTCGTCCTGCCGGCGATCGAGGACGGTGCCAGGAAAGCCGGTCGTAAGCCTTCCGAGATCGACCTGATCGGGGCGCCCTTCCTTGCGATCGCCAACGACGCGGCCGGCGTCGAGGCGGCCAAGCAGGCACTCAAGCAACACATCGCCTTCTATGCCTCCACGCCTACCTACCACGCCGTACTCGAATTCCACGGCTGGGAGGGCGTCGGCCAGGAGCTCCACCGGCTGTCCCGAGCTGGCGGGTGGAAGGAAATGCCGAACCAGATCACCGACGAAATGCTCGAGGAGTGGGCCATCGTTGGCACGCGCGACGAGTTGGTGCCCCGGATTCGAGAGCGCTGCTCCGACATCTTCTCGACCGTCCTGCTGGATCTCTCGGCCGAGCTGCGGCGGGATGAGGCCTGGCTCAAAGAAACCATCGCGGCACTGCATCAGGCGTAG
- a CDS encoding respiratory nitrate reductase subunit beta: protein MVMDLNKCIGCQTCTIACKRLWTRDEGMDYQWWNTVNTMPGRGTPRDWEQMGGGFQDGKARPGKLPSRRDFGEAWEFNHEEVFHGGKGDSVHLQVKGEEPDWGPNWDEDQGAGEYPNAYYFYLPRICNHCTHPACLEACPRKAIEKRQEDGVVLINEDRCRGYRFCMEACPYKKIYFNHAEKVSQKCIFCFPRIEQGVANACARQCPGRVRFVGYRDDEEGPIWKLVDKWKAALPLHPEYGTDPNVFYVPPLAPPRFDEKGDVDESKPRIPDEYLVSLFGPKVLDVLALMKSEMAKTRAGEKSELMDLLIAYRWKDMFGGFDRDPATIEWVKS from the coding sequence ATGGTGATGGACCTGAACAAGTGCATCGGCTGCCAGACCTGCACGATCGCCTGCAAGCGGCTCTGGACCCGCGACGAGGGCATGGACTACCAGTGGTGGAACACGGTCAATACCATGCCGGGTCGCGGTACACCGCGAGACTGGGAGCAGATGGGCGGGGGCTTTCAAGACGGCAAAGCCCGGCCGGGAAAGCTTCCGTCGCGACGCGATTTCGGTGAGGCCTGGGAGTTCAACCACGAGGAGGTCTTCCACGGCGGCAAGGGCGATTCCGTTCACCTGCAGGTGAAGGGCGAGGAGCCGGATTGGGGCCCGAACTGGGATGAGGATCAGGGCGCGGGCGAATACCCCAACGCCTACTACTTCTACCTGCCCCGGATCTGCAATCACTGTACGCATCCCGCCTGCCTGGAAGCCTGCCCCCGCAAGGCGATCGAGAAGCGGCAGGAGGACGGCGTCGTCCTGATCAACGAGGACCGCTGCCGCGGATACCGCTTCTGCATGGAGGCCTGCCCTTACAAGAAGATCTATTTCAACCACGCGGAGAAGGTCTCCCAGAAGTGCATCTTCTGTTTTCCGCGCATCGAGCAGGGCGTGGCCAATGCGTGCGCTCGGCAGTGTCCGGGTCGCGTCCGCTTCGTCGGCTATCGCGACGACGAGGAAGGCCCGATCTGGAAGCTCGTCGACAAGTGGAAGGCTGCTCTTCCCCTGCATCCGGAGTACGGCACGGATCCGAACGTCTTCTACGTGCCTCCTCTGGCACCACCTCGCTTCGATGAGAAGGGTGACGTCGACGAATCGAAGCCGCGAATTCCGGATGAATACCTGGTGTCGCTCTTCGGCCCGAAGGTTCTGGATGTTCTCGCGTTGATGAAATCGGAGATGGCGAAGACCCGGGCGGGCGAGAAGTCCGAGCTGATGGATCTGCTGATCGCCTACCGCTGGAAGGACATGTTTGGCGGCTTCGATCGCGATCCGGCGACGATCGAATGGGTCAAGAGCTGA
- a CDS encoding TetR/AcrR family transcriptional regulator encodes MRVSSPAAPRRTAQVTEETRGLILAAAEAEFAGSGFAAARLADIAERVGITRAAIIYHFRDKRALYDAVLEAAFGPLTEQIQASVSVPGSNAERIERVIQAWFECAAERPTLGRLFIREVASAEDTLRPEVDRLAAPMYAAFLDAIEQGQRDGEFRPISAVHVANILSGAAIWLTSGAHLTGGQETEPPAERLAQYRDELAGVARHLLGIQPHDGQGENDHE; translated from the coding sequence ATGAGAGTCAGCTCCCCCGCTGCTCCCCGCCGCACCGCCCAGGTCACCGAAGAGACCCGGGGTCTGATCTTGGCGGCAGCGGAGGCCGAGTTCGCCGGCAGCGGTTTTGCGGCAGCGCGCCTGGCGGATATCGCGGAGCGCGTCGGGATCACCCGCGCGGCCATCATCTACCACTTCCGCGACAAGAGAGCACTCTACGACGCCGTCCTCGAGGCGGCCTTCGGGCCCCTCACCGAGCAGATCCAGGCGTCCGTGAGCGTGCCAGGCTCCAACGCCGAGCGGATCGAGCGGGTCATCCAGGCGTGGTTCGAGTGCGCTGCAGAGCGCCCCACGTTGGGTCGGCTGTTCATACGGGAGGTCGCTTCGGCGGAGGATACGCTGCGCCCCGAGGTCGATCGCCTGGCGGCGCCCATGTACGCGGCCTTCCTGGACGCCATCGAGCAGGGGCAGCGCGACGGCGAGTTCCGCCCGATCAGCGCCGTCCATGTCGCGAACATCCTTTCGGGCGCCGCGATCTGGCTGACCAGCGGAGCGCACCTGACAGGTGGACAAGAAACCGAACCCCCCGCCGAACGCCTCGCGCAATATCGGGACGAGTTGGCAGGCGTCGCACGTCACCTGCTGGGAATCCAGCCGCATGACGGGCAAGGCGAAAACGATCACGAGTGA
- a CDS encoding CoA transferase, translating into MPSGPNGALSGRRVLELAGEEGAYCGKLLADLGADVIKLEPPGGDPSRGTPPRIQAGSGREESLSFLYMNTSKRGVALDLQQPEGRALFEKLASSADLVIETLAPGTLEGLGLGYENLRQANARLVLTSISGFGQTGPHRGFRSSDLVASAQGGAMHVTGEEADPPVRMAGSQAHVAAATVAAASSLIALLASSGRGEGQHVDISVQEVVASVSHICGVGKWLDDGIVSKRQGTGLFASVPSGAYPCRDGSIYLMVNRPLHWTALAEWVHEVTGNEEILDPMFEGPSSNRLPYREFLDLFISDLMSRLRVEEAYREGQNRHIAVTPVHSAAAVAKDPHLASRGFFEEVDHPTVGRLTYPGAPYRHSETPWRIYRPAPSPGQHNREVYCDELGLSEAKLRTLQAGGVI; encoded by the coding sequence ATGCCGAGCGGGCCCAACGGCGCGCTGAGCGGGCGGCGAGTCCTGGAACTCGCCGGCGAAGAGGGCGCCTACTGCGGAAAGCTGCTGGCGGATCTGGGCGCTGACGTCATCAAGTTGGAGCCCCCCGGCGGCGACCCGAGTCGAGGCACGCCTCCCCGGATCCAGGCCGGGTCCGGTCGCGAGGAGAGCCTCTCCTTCCTCTACATGAACACCAGCAAACGCGGTGTGGCGCTGGACCTGCAGCAGCCGGAGGGACGTGCGCTCTTCGAGAAGCTCGCGAGCAGCGCGGATCTCGTCATCGAGACCCTCGCGCCGGGCACCCTCGAGGGTCTGGGGCTGGGCTATGAGAACCTCCGCCAGGCGAATGCCCGCCTGGTCCTCACTTCGATCTCCGGGTTCGGGCAGACGGGCCCGCATCGGGGCTTCCGCTCCTCGGATCTCGTGGCCAGCGCCCAGGGCGGGGCGATGCATGTCACCGGAGAGGAGGCAGATCCGCCGGTGCGCATGGCTGGCAGCCAGGCGCACGTGGCGGCGGCCACTGTGGCGGCGGCCAGCAGCTTGATTGCCCTGCTCGCTAGTTCGGGGCGCGGCGAGGGGCAGCACGTCGACATCTCCGTACAGGAGGTGGTCGCCTCGGTCTCGCACATTTGCGGCGTCGGGAAGTGGCTCGACGACGGGATCGTCTCCAAGCGCCAGGGAACCGGCCTGTTCGCCTCGGTCCCCTCCGGTGCCTATCCGTGCAGGGACGGAAGCATCTACCTGATGGTGAATCGACCGCTGCACTGGACCGCCCTGGCGGAGTGGGTCCACGAGGTGACCGGCAACGAGGAGATCCTCGATCCGATGTTCGAGGGGCCTTCTTCGAATCGGTTGCCCTACCGCGAGTTCCTGGATTTGTTCATTTCGGATCTGATGTCGCGACTCCGCGTCGAGGAGGCCTACCGCGAGGGACAGAACCGGCACATCGCCGTTACGCCCGTTCATTCCGCCGCTGCGGTGGCGAAGGATCCCCATCTCGCCTCGCGGGGGTTCTTCGAGGAGGTCGACCATCCAACCGTGGGTCGTCTTACCTATCCGGGCGCGCCCTATCGGCACTCCGAGACGCCGTGGCGCATCTACCGCCCAGCCCCGTCTCCGGGGCAGCACAACCGGGAGGTCTACTGCGACGAACTCGGCCTCTCCGAGGCGAAGTTGCGAACGCTCCAGGCCGGAGGCGTGATCTGA
- a CDS encoding CoA transferase, giving the protein MSQGDRPSNEPRQALAGLRVVEFSAAMAGPWIGRFLAWCGAEVIRVESRKRPDVVRLYVPPWDRELGIQPRLSPWFTDWNAGKRFVTLDLRQPLAVELAKRLVARSDIAIENYSAGVMDKLGLGYEELQQGNGELVMLSSSGFGDTGPCRRYVTWGPNIEALSGMSRLSGFPSRECTLTQYAYPDAISALHGLVAVLAALDHRRRGGGGQYINLSQYEATVAGFGHVMMEYLALGQEPERMGNRSRSAAPHGCYPCRGEDRWCAISVATDSEWEHLCRVLGKPEWQSEPRFASLAARMEHAQALDDVIAARTRVRKDYELMTALQEAGVAAGVVQNVEDLARHDAHLAARDFFEQIEHMAKGVVTATGIPLGLRGTPGHSGRAGAGVGEDNDFVFGSLLGMTPDEVERAVAAGAIEPADEP; this is encoded by the coding sequence ATGTCCCAGGGCGATCGACCCTCGAACGAGCCGCGCCAGGCGCTTGCAGGTCTGCGCGTCGTCGAGTTCTCCGCCGCCATGGCGGGTCCGTGGATCGGCCGATTCCTGGCCTGGTGCGGTGCCGAGGTGATCCGGGTGGAATCCAGGAAACGTCCCGACGTGGTGCGGCTCTACGTTCCGCCCTGGGATCGCGAGCTGGGCATCCAGCCGCGGCTGTCGCCCTGGTTCACCGATTGGAACGCGGGGAAACGCTTCGTGACCCTGGATCTCCGCCAGCCTCTCGCTGTGGAATTGGCCAAGCGCCTCGTAGCTCGCAGCGACATCGCGATCGAGAACTACAGCGCAGGTGTCATGGACAAGCTCGGGCTGGGCTATGAAGAACTCCAGCAAGGGAATGGCGAGCTCGTCATGCTCAGTTCGTCTGGCTTTGGCGATACGGGCCCGTGCAGACGCTACGTGACCTGGGGGCCTAACATCGAGGCCCTGTCGGGAATGAGCCGACTCTCCGGATTCCCCTCCCGGGAGTGCACGCTGACCCAGTACGCGTACCCCGACGCGATCAGCGCCCTGCATGGATTGGTCGCCGTGCTGGCCGCCCTCGACCATCGGCGTCGGGGGGGCGGAGGGCAGTACATCAACCTCTCCCAATACGAGGCGACCGTGGCCGGCTTCGGTCACGTGATGATGGAGTATCTCGCCCTGGGCCAGGAACCGGAGAGGATGGGCAATCGCTCCCGGAGTGCCGCGCCCCATGGCTGCTACCCGTGTCGCGGCGAGGATCGCTGGTGCGCCATCTCTGTTGCGACGGACTCCGAATGGGAGCACCTCTGCCGCGTGTTGGGCAAGCCGGAGTGGCAGAGCGAGCCGCGCTTCGCGTCGCTCGCCGCACGGATGGAGCATGCCCAGGCGCTGGACGACGTGATCGCCGCACGCACCCGCGTGCGCAAGGACTACGAGTTGATGACTGCGCTCCAGGAGGCCGGAGTTGCGGCCGGCGTGGTCCAGAACGTAGAGGACCTGGCCCGGCACGATGCGCACCTTGCTGCCCGAGACTTCTTCGAGCAGATCGAGCACATGGCGAAGGGGGTGGTGACGGCCACCGGCATTCCGCTCGGCTTGAGAGGAACGCCAGGGCACAGTGGAAGGGCAGGCGCCGGAGTAGGCGAGGACAACGATTTCGTCTTTGGCTCGCTGCTCGGCATGACGCCAGACGAGGTCGAGCGGGCCGTGGCGGCTGGCGCCATCGAGCCCGCGGATGAACCCTGA
- a CDS encoding transporter: MRDVAVLGVGMHPWGKFADRSVTSMCRVATDAALADAGVEWREVEAVAAASSRFSGGKGWGLNGNDVVEEMGSTGIPVYNLSAGCAAGGNAFNIGWTLVASGVHDCVLVVGGEKMPKGFIQTSGLEEDTDPEHLRQLCVGMPGPAFWAALCRRRMQDFGTSEEDLARIAVKAHQIGKHNTNARFRQEFSMEDVLNSNMVSFPLRLYEICPVSDGAAAVVICSADVARKRTSRPVWVASSSVATARFDDGLPRGLGTVVPQAGPTCHSEASLAVGKALESAAVAPTELDLVELQDNTVFYELAFPEDWGLCQPGEAERLVEKGETLPTGKLPINPSGGFLCFGEATTAMGVFQICELTWQLREQAGARQVPGAKIALAQTLGLGGNATAAVLKN; this comes from the coding sequence ATGAGAGACGTAGCAGTGCTGGGCGTGGGGATGCATCCCTGGGGCAAGTTCGCGGACCGGTCCGTCACCTCGATGTGCCGTGTGGCGACCGACGCCGCGCTCGCAGACGCCGGCGTGGAATGGCGCGAAGTGGAGGCCGTCGCCGCAGCGAGTTCCCGCTTCTCCGGTGGAAAAGGATGGGGCCTCAACGGCAACGATGTCGTCGAAGAGATGGGATCCACCGGCATTCCCGTCTACAACCTTTCAGCGGGATGCGCGGCTGGCGGCAATGCGTTCAACATCGGTTGGACCCTGGTCGCCAGTGGCGTGCACGATTGCGTCCTGGTCGTCGGTGGCGAGAAGATGCCCAAGGGCTTCATCCAGACCTCCGGCCTCGAGGAGGACACCGATCCCGAGCACTTGCGACAGCTCTGCGTGGGCATGCCCGGCCCCGCCTTCTGGGCCGCTCTCTGCCGGCGACGCATGCAGGACTTCGGAACCAGCGAGGAGGATCTGGCCCGGATCGCCGTCAAGGCCCACCAGATCGGCAAGCACAATACGAACGCCCGCTTTCGGCAGGAGTTCAGCATGGAGGACGTGCTCAACTCCAACATGGTGAGCTTCCCGCTGCGGCTCTACGAAATCTGTCCCGTGAGCGACGGCGCGGCCGCCGTGGTCATCTGCTCTGCAGACGTGGCCCGGAAGCGCACCTCGCGGCCCGTCTGGGTGGCATCGAGCAGCGTCGCCACGGCGCGCTTCGACGACGGCCTCCCGCGCGGACTCGGCACCGTGGTGCCTCAGGCGGGACCGACCTGCCACAGTGAAGCCAGCCTGGCCGTGGGCAAGGCGCTGGAGTCGGCAGCAGTGGCTCCGACGGAACTCGACCTCGTGGAGCTGCAGGACAACACTGTCTTCTACGAACTCGCCTTCCCCGAGGACTGGGGCCTGTGCCAGCCCGGTGAGGCAGAGCGTCTCGTAGAGAAGGGAGAAACCCTTCCCACGGGCAAGCTGCCGATCAACCCCAGTGGCGGCTTCCTCTGCTTCGGAGAGGCAACCACCGCCATGGGCGTGTTCCAGATCTGCGAGCTCACCTGGCAGCTCCGAGAACAGGCCGGGGCCAGACAGGTCCCCGGCGCAAAGATCGCCCTGGCACAGACCCTCGGCCTGGGTGGCAACGCCACCGCCGCGGTTCTCAAGAATTAA